Proteins from one Puntigrus tetrazona isolate hp1 chromosome 10, ASM1883169v1, whole genome shotgun sequence genomic window:
- the LOC122352832 gene encoding L antigen family member 3-like, with translation MAACMSENGSERKLQFLLKVPFPSEREATIALQSLAPDPEPRKGGITKKLDLSGQTLSVRWTADEARILRVSVSSFLDHLSLVLETMDAFGPPVSQ, from the exons ATGGCGGCTTGCATGAGTGAGAACGGTTCAGAGAGAAAACTCCAATT CTTACTTAAGGTCCCTTTCCCATCCGAGAGAGAGGCAACTATCGCCCTGCAGTCTCTAGCTCCTGATCCTGAGCCCAGGAAAGGAGGAATCACTAAAAAACTGGATTTATCAGGACAAACACTGTCTGT GAGATGGACTGCAGATGAAGCCCGCATTCTTCGTGTTTCTGTAAGCTCATTCTTGGACCATTTGTCTCTAGTGTTGGAGACTATGGATGCATTTGGTCCGCCTGTTTCTCAATGA